A stretch of the Thermofilum adornatum genome encodes the following:
- a CDS encoding DUF499 domain-containing protein, producing MGLKGYCEVRGELFDERLDEQLAPSLSEVYMGRGHEVYSNPVLFFESTYFSDSMRRVLRGIVEAVEGKGTRRVFPLFSLYGGGKTHLLLAVLHAVRKPESLSRVDSELAVRFVEAGAKLVVLDGDSDELCPSPARPLDVKHYVVRSVWGSMAHQLGKYRFFEEEDRGGFAPSVEAIRKLLGDEPVIILIDEIAKYVARFRGSQDEKLRDYGKNVVAFVESLVKAVEGTRSVVVITLPVEVRGEEERYMEAYEEETKMLRDAIGRVASAYDVPLDAGDVVRVLQRRIFKKIDRDAVVALRSRYLELYSSEEQVFGKSAVEKASRIDELAPFHPSYIDVLYDIVTRHPGLQRTRDALRITRVVVREIWNSAEDPDFVMPWHINVGRLDALLLGQSFSKFKPIVDRDIYDNALKRGPLVHAVALAIFVRTYVYGLATRPERVFPTREDVAFMVYEESLAKKTNSKPADVLNALDVASRELLFIQEKDGRYWFTPISPIIAIVQDEARRVSEVEARNRLLDAIRSLSQKPPPTTGKKKQEQQKLFSLVDVRDKPLPTDEPKYSLIIAPRVLSQEDLRRLIFEDEGGRSRVYRNTVAVLYPSDGRRFNRLLELARELIACENVAEMLNEIYQDEDIRELQTRKLRQYMRDRETQLYQEIINAFDTIGYPSVSERGDNYAKTSPVRPEATSLARIAEEALESPDVGKAYLTSLGYDVFEHLLKGISVDISEGSRELTVKEILGYFYTHPGLPFVPRNLVIQALVEGVRNLKIGIQRGGQIYWVRIYSPENVPTIIEGAPPSMLEDNDIVLPWRIAAERLLEQLKPVSEKRDGKVIRIRYVLLEGGREHDLSSLSTEDAAKLLKTYPLVRKEEEITEGIEVTLRPSFVEDKPGSMVQVFVDITPVGKVDDVVKIKVSQGEIEPGQGRPPFTAVWRLQLPNKPGTYEFEVSVEYRRPVSGRLQVKVLGEEKVKVVGLVVMDLLESEDIVKTFPDLVFEDGFAALRSGEQEITLKTRNTDPVVFIEMVKEAMSLTGIRRLEGFSARFKFKQPKELSEVEDILSRFRSVEKIVTSI from the coding sequence GTGGGGCTTAAGGGGTACTGTGAGGTTAGGGGAGAGCTGTTCGACGAGAGGCTTGACGAGCAGCTTGCTCCATCGCTTTCAGAGGTTTACATGGGTAGGGGCCACGAGGTTTACTCTAACCCTGTGCTGTTCTTCGAGTCTACGTATTTCTCGGACTCTATGAGGAGGGTTCTCAGAGGCATTGTGGAGGCTGTGGAGGGCAAGGGGACTAGGAGGGTTTTCCCGCTTTTCTCGCTTTATGGCGGCGGAAAGACGCACTTGTTGCTCGCGGTACTCCACGCTGTGAGGAAGCCAGAGTCGCTTTCAAGGGTTGACAGTGAGCTGGCTGTTCGCTTTGTTGAGGCTGGGGCGAAGCTTGTGGTGCTGGATGGGGATTCTGACGAGCTTTGTCCGAGCCCTGCCAGGCCGCTGGATGTGAAGCATTACGTGGTTAGGAGTGTTTGGGGCTCTATGGCTCACCAGCTTGGGAAGTATAGGTTTTTCGAGGAGGAGGATAGGGGTGGCTTTGCGCCATCTGTGGAGGCTATCAGGAAGCTCCTTGGGGACGAGCCTGTAATCATCCTTATTGACGAGATTGCGAAGTATGTTGCGAGGTTTAGGGGGAGCCAGGACGAAAAGCTTCGGGACTATGGGAAGAACGTTGTGGCTTTTGTTGAGAGCCTTGTGAAGGCTGTCGAGGGGACGAGGTCTGTCGTAGTTATTACTCTTCCGGTGGAGGTTAGGGGTGAAGAGGAGCGCTACATGGAGGCCTACGAGGAGGAGACTAAGATGCTTAGGGACGCTATTGGGAGGGTTGCATCGGCATACGATGTTCCTCTTGATGCGGGGGACGTTGTCCGTGTACTGCAGAGGAGGATCTTTAAGAAGATTGATCGTGACGCTGTCGTGGCGCTTAGAAGTAGATACCTGGAGCTTTACAGCTCTGAGGAGCAAGTTTTCGGAAAATCTGCGGTCGAGAAGGCTTCTAGGATAGATGAGCTTGCGCCTTTCCATCCAAGCTACATTGATGTTCTATACGACATTGTTACAAGGCACCCCGGGCTCCAGAGGACGAGGGACGCACTTAGGATTACTCGTGTAGTGGTAAGGGAGATCTGGAATAGTGCCGAGGATCCTGACTTTGTTATGCCTTGGCATATAAATGTTGGGCGTCTTGATGCGCTTTTGCTTGGACAGAGTTTCTCGAAGTTTAAGCCGATTGTCGACAGGGACATATATGACAACGCCCTGAAGAGGGGCCCGCTTGTTCACGCGGTTGCGCTCGCCATCTTTGTTAGGACGTATGTTTATGGCCTCGCAACGAGGCCGGAGCGGGTGTTCCCTACTAGGGAAGACGTGGCTTTCATGGTTTATGAGGAGTCTCTTGCTAAAAAGACCAACTCGAAGCCAGCCGACGTGTTGAATGCCTTGGATGTTGCTTCACGTGAATTGCTGTTTATACAGGAGAAGGACGGAAGGTACTGGTTTACCCCTATTTCTCCAATAATAGCGATTGTCCAGGACGAGGCTAGGCGTGTGAGCGAGGTTGAGGCTAGAAACCGTTTGCTCGATGCAATTAGAAGCCTGTCACAGAAGCCCCCACCGACTACTGGGAAAAAGAAGCAGGAACAGCAGAAGCTCTTTTCTCTCGTCGATGTAAGGGACAAGCCACTACCCACAGATGAGCCAAAATATTCGTTGATAATTGCCCCCCGGGTACTCTCACAGGAAGACTTGAGGAGGCTGATTTTTGAGGACGAAGGTGGCCGCTCCAGGGTCTATAGGAATACTGTGGCGGTGCTTTATCCGAGCGATGGGAGGAGGTTTAATAGGCTATTGGAGCTTGCTAGGGAGCTTATTGCCTGTGAGAATGTTGCTGAGATGCTTAATGAGATTTATCAGGATGAGGATATACGGGAGCTTCAGACTAGAAAGCTTAGACAGTACATGAGGGACAGGGAGACACAGCTCTACCAGGAAATAATTAACGCGTTTGACACTATAGGTTATCCTAGCGTGAGCGAGCGCGGCGACAATTATGCAAAGACTTCACCTGTGAGGCCAGAGGCGACTTCTCTGGCGAGGATCGCGGAGGAGGCTCTAGAGAGTCCTGATGTTGGAAAGGCATATCTGACCTCCTTAGGGTATGATGTTTTCGAGCACTTGTTGAAGGGGATTAGTGTTGATATTAGTGAAGGTAGTAGGGAGCTTACAGTGAAAGAAATTTTGGGCTACTTCTATACTCACCCCGGGTTGCCTTTTGTTCCCAGGAACCTGGTGATTCAGGCCCTAGTTGAGGGCGTGAGAAATCTCAAGATTGGTATCCAGAGGGGTGGCCAGATTTACTGGGTTCGCATTTATAGCCCTGAAAATGTACCGACGATTATTGAGGGGGCTCCGCCCAGCATGCTGGAGGACAATGATATTGTGCTTCCTTGGAGGATTGCGGCTGAGCGCTTGTTGGAACAGTTGAAGCCTGTAAGTGAGAAGAGGGATGGCAAGGTCATCAGGATTCGGTACGTGTTATTGGAAGGGGGTAGGGAGCATGACTTGAGTAGTCTTAGCACGGAGGATGCTGCGAAGCTTCTGAAGACTTATCCTCTGGTTAGGAAAGAGGAGGAGATCACTGAGGGGATCGAGGTTACGCTTCGTCCCAGCTTTGTTGAGGATAAGCCTGGCTCCATGGTTCAAGTGTTTGTGGACATAACTCCGGTGGGCAAGGTCGACGACGTAGTGAAGATTAAGGTAAGTCAAGGAGAAATCGAGCCCGGCCAGGGCAGGCCGCCGTTTACTGCTGTTTGGAGGCTTCAGCTACCGAATAAGCCGGGAACCTACGAGTTTGAGGTGTCCGTAGAGTATAGGAGACCTGTTTCTGGGAGGCTACAGGTAAAAGTGTTGGGAGAAGAGAAGGTAAAAGTTGTCGGCCTAGTTGTGATGGATTTGTTGGAAAGTGAGGATATAGTCAAGACTTTCCCAGATTTGGTTTTTGAAGATGGCTTTGCGGCTTTGAGGTCTGGCGAGCAAGAGATCACTTTGAAGACTAGGAATACTGATCCAGTCGTGTTTATAGAAATGGTCAAGGAGGCTATGAGTCTCACCGGTATTAGGAGACTTGAAGGCTTCTCTGCTAGGTTCAAGTTTAAGCAACCAAAAGAGCTTTCCGAAGTTGAAGATATTCTTTCAAGGTTTAGGAGTGTAGAGAAGATTGTGACGAGCATATGA
- a CDS encoding protein NO VEIN domain-containing protein → MALSLVHDVLDLYSRYNPILYLGLQRARPPVYPYLHQAEFLARTMVRVPVRVFVADEIGLGKTVTAISTAKRLSDLGLAKRVLILVPRILVRQWLLELERFGIRATRIERANFQSLSSSGFPEGFYVASMDLVKRERYMDKILGVSWDLLIVDEAHRVGKSSAKKETQRYRFVSRIAVDKSKHILLLSATPHRGDPKDYLSRLMLLDPSLTTDFQRLDNVLFYSATQNVLVFRRTKLDVNNVYEGEKVFPGCSVSAVIVPATRDESEFHRRLISFLRTKILDYHNVSGTEPRALGLLNALIFKRASSSPAAAINTMQVILEKRAYWLQNRVIAEKDLRKRINLAKALLGTGFEEYEEDVDPDKVVEEFAERCSILFSENDVRELQHLVQLAKASMTNDSRLKGVVSIVEQHVSMGDKVILFTEFKDTAHYVFDALVKVLGRENVRLLTSDEAAREEELMSIRSWLEENGKRVLVATDVASEGLNLQVANVLINYEPPWSPIKLEQRIGRVWRLGQKKDVNVYTVFLAVDSDKDVLDVLYKKLVAMGRALGKLEKPPVGEEAYVIDFEERREPQPVTLSIKSGSRLKKVSEYTLRRQYIEKGREGFERLVDSIARTIQQLQKDLEKVSGSKRLTREQIMQFMEKTTGFTSSKEALSYVARLVEAIGKRYPDLVQNKDGKIYVKAPGGALVPLDKAQEAIITLLSNIASRESKAKSAVPIIVSTGERDQEVRIYVVGISFRGGPTLYREPVAISDDGRIFRGKELLEILARAIENKYFDTVDTDVENQVPATDKHMLTLHIQGLARDLANDYERYRSQVAQQNLLREKSPQRLIESLSIEEPRLIGKIFFTSRASRLSEESLSLEEKAEIEAEAMRIAMEHERQQGREPLDVHEREHYDILSQDPVSGEVRYIEVKGHAGPSLMIELTEDEYRFASQNRDRYWIYIVRNIKLGRPELIPIRDPISKIDFRPVGALKFVGVPRGDLYGTS, encoded by the coding sequence ATGGCTCTAAGCCTTGTCCACGACGTTTTGGATCTTTATTCCCGGTATAACCCGATTCTGTATCTTGGCCTTCAGAGGGCTAGGCCTCCCGTTTATCCTTATCTGCATCAAGCCGAGTTCCTTGCACGTACAATGGTTAGGGTGCCGGTCCGCGTGTTTGTTGCGGACGAGATAGGTCTCGGCAAGACTGTTACAGCTATTTCGACTGCTAAGAGGCTTTCCGATCTGGGCCTTGCCAAGAGGGTTCTCATATTGGTTCCCCGGATACTTGTGAGGCAGTGGCTCCTAGAGCTTGAACGCTTCGGTATAAGGGCCACAAGGATCGAGAGAGCGAACTTCCAGAGTCTTTCTTCGAGCGGTTTTCCAGAGGGTTTCTATGTCGCGTCGATGGATCTAGTTAAAAGGGAGAGGTACATGGATAAGATTCTAGGTGTTTCCTGGGACTTGCTTATTGTGGATGAGGCTCACAGGGTAGGCAAGTCATCTGCCAAAAAAGAGACCCAGAGGTACAGGTTTGTCTCTAGGATTGCGGTCGACAAGTCCAAGCATATCCTTTTGCTTTCTGCTACGCCCCACCGTGGAGACCCTAAGGACTATCTTTCCAGGCTTATGCTTTTGGACCCCTCCTTAACGACAGATTTTCAGAGGCTTGACAATGTGTTATTTTATAGTGCTACACAGAATGTGCTGGTCTTTAGAAGAACAAAGCTCGACGTGAACAATGTCTATGAAGGTGAGAAGGTCTTTCCAGGGTGTAGTGTTTCAGCGGTGATTGTCCCTGCTACCCGTGACGAGAGCGAGTTCCATAGGAGGCTTATAAGCTTCCTCAGGACGAAGATCCTCGACTACCATAATGTGAGTGGAACAGAGCCTAGGGCTCTTGGTCTTCTCAATGCTTTGATCTTTAAGAGGGCTTCATCGAGCCCGGCCGCTGCTATTAACACTATGCAGGTTATCCTCGAGAAGCGAGCATACTGGCTCCAAAATAGGGTTATTGCCGAGAAAGATTTAAGGAAAAGGATTAATCTTGCCAAGGCTCTACTCGGCACTGGTTTTGAGGAATATGAGGAAGATGTGGATCCAGACAAGGTTGTTGAAGAGTTTGCAGAAAGGTGCTCTATCCTGTTTTCTGAAAATGATGTAAGAGAGCTTCAGCATCTTGTCCAGCTCGCCAAGGCTTCGATGACTAATGATAGCAGGCTGAAGGGCGTTGTTAGCATTGTTGAGCAACATGTAAGCATGGGCGACAAGGTAATCTTGTTTACAGAGTTTAAGGATACAGCTCACTACGTGTTCGATGCTCTGGTGAAGGTTCTCGGCAGAGAAAACGTGAGGTTGCTCACTAGTGACGAGGCGGCCAGGGAAGAAGAGCTGATGTCGATACGTTCGTGGCTCGAGGAAAACGGGAAGAGAGTTCTAGTTGCAACTGACGTGGCATCTGAGGGCCTTAACCTCCAGGTTGCCAATGTCCTGATAAATTATGAGCCTCCCTGGTCCCCCATAAAACTGGAGCAGAGGATTGGGAGGGTTTGGAGGCTGGGTCAAAAGAAGGATGTAAATGTTTATACTGTTTTCCTTGCTGTCGACAGCGACAAGGATGTTCTAGACGTGTTGTACAAGAAGCTCGTTGCTATGGGGAGGGCTCTCGGGAAGCTCGAGAAGCCTCCAGTCGGAGAAGAGGCATACGTTATCGACTTCGAGGAAAGGAGAGAGCCGCAACCTGTTACACTGTCTATTAAGAGTGGATCAAGGCTCAAAAAGGTAAGCGAGTACACACTTAGAAGGCAGTACATCGAAAAGGGCAGAGAGGGCTTCGAGAGGCTCGTAGACTCTATTGCAAGAACTATACAGCAGCTCCAGAAGGATCTTGAAAAGGTTAGCGGTAGTAAGAGGCTTACACGTGAACAAATAATGCAGTTTATGGAGAAGACGACGGGATTCACTTCTTCTAAGGAGGCCTTGAGCTATGTGGCCAGACTCGTTGAAGCTATTGGTAAAAGGTACCCGGACTTGGTGCAAAATAAGGATGGGAAAATCTATGTAAAGGCACCTGGAGGGGCCCTTGTTCCCCTTGACAAGGCACAGGAAGCTATTATCACCTTGTTGTCGAACATTGCTTCGCGCGAATCAAAGGCTAAAAGTGCTGTGCCAATAATAGTGTCGACGGGCGAGAGAGACCAGGAAGTAAGAATATATGTGGTAGGAATATCTTTTCGCGGCGGGCCCACTCTTTATAGGGAGCCTGTCGCCATTTCTGATGATGGAAGAATCTTTAGGGGCAAAGAGCTCTTAGAGATCCTGGCAAGGGCTATCGAAAACAAGTACTTTGATACAGTAGATACAGATGTCGAGAACCAGGTACCAGCAACAGACAAGCACATGTTGACACTTCACATTCAGGGGCTCGCTAGAGATCTGGCAAATGACTATGAACGGTACAGGAGCCAAGTTGCCCAACAAAACCTGCTAAGGGAAAAGTCTCCTCAGAGACTCATTGAAAGTCTAAGCATAGAGGAGCCAAGACTCATAGGAAAAATATTCTTCACCTCGAGAGCTTCACGTCTGTCAGAAGAGTCTCTAAGCCTGGAGGAGAAAGCCGAGATAGAAGCTGAAGCTATGCGTATCGCAATGGAACATGAGCGCCAGCAGGGCCGTGAACCCCTTGATGTACACGAAAGAGAGCACTACGACATTTTGAGCCAAGACCCTGTGAGCGGCGAGGTGAGATACATAGAGGTAAAGGGGCACGCTGGACCCTCGCTGATGATCGAGCTTACTGAGGACGAGTACCGTTTCGCCTCCCAGAACAGGGACAGGTATTGGATATACATTGTCAGGAATATTAAGCTTGGAAGACCCGAGCTGATACCTATAAGGGATCCTATTTCAAAGATAGATTTCCGGCCTGTTGGAGCCCTTAAGTTCGTTGGTGTTCCTAGGGGCGACTTGTATGGTACAAGTTGA
- a CDS encoding MBL fold metallo-hydrolase translates to MVQVEVLQGDSEIGGNCIRIRDRDRVLVFDQGLRFKWLKKLYGYRLRPAGPDELREVGVLPSRDELAEAEALYITHFHFDHLGLLGDLPDELVIKVPSVEALMLISEWYENSPDWTAYVPPRYAAKIEESEHRVVDKRGVMALRVPHSSYPSVAYLYFGSDENILYTGDFRFDKLQGTAQLYPHTLFDYFEENPDIRIDKLIVEGTNFGRPVWPLSWEDSLPLLKKILSSRVPLFIALHRLEFDLFMALYALLRETGRRGIIASKKLLDVVELWTSHLNLETEGIFRAPTLAEKPSLVELAGYDDLRNPSAYTVIADLFEVVDFARGAAREIELQGGIAILMISEHEAEEGVEEAVALGWLRRLGLQSYRLRVSGHYYPHEFARLVGLVKPREIVPVHTEEPELMLRVFGKVSQRE, encoded by the coding sequence ATGGTACAAGTTGAGGTCTTACAGGGCGACTCGGAGATTGGGGGCAACTGTATAAGGATACGGGACCGAGACAGGGTTCTCGTATTTGATCAAGGGCTAAGGTTTAAATGGCTAAAAAAGCTCTATGGCTATAGGCTTAGGCCCGCGGGGCCAGACGAGCTTAGAGAAGTTGGAGTTCTGCCGAGCAGGGACGAGCTAGCGGAGGCCGAGGCGCTCTACATAACCCACTTCCATTTTGACCACTTGGGGCTTCTTGGCGATCTTCCGGACGAACTAGTCATAAAGGTGCCGTCTGTAGAGGCCTTAATGCTTATCAGTGAATGGTACGAAAATTCTCCCGACTGGACTGCATATGTTCCTCCGAGATACGCGGCGAAGATAGAAGAGTCGGAGCATAGAGTCGTAGATAAACGTGGTGTTATGGCTCTGCGTGTGCCTCACAGCTCCTACCCCTCGGTTGCTTACCTCTATTTTGGGAGCGACGAGAACATACTTTATACTGGGGACTTCCGATTCGATAAACTCCAGGGAACCGCTCAGCTCTATCCACACACTCTTTTTGACTACTTTGAGGAGAACCCTGATATAAGGATTGACAAACTCATAGTTGAGGGTACAAACTTTGGCAGGCCAGTGTGGCCCCTATCCTGGGAAGACTCTCTACCATTGCTAAAGAAGATACTGTCTTCAAGGGTTCCACTATTTATAGCCCTCCACAGGCTCGAGTTCGACCTGTTTATGGCCCTATATGCACTGCTTCGTGAGACAGGTCGAAGGGGTATTATCGCCTCGAAAAAACTCCTAGACGTTGTCGAGCTGTGGACTTCGCATCTCAACCTGGAGACGGAGGGAATATTCCGTGCGCCCACACTTGCCGAGAAGCCGTCCCTAGTCGAGCTTGCCGGCTACGATGATCTACGGAACCCCAGCGCATATACGGTAATCGCAGACCTCTTCGAGGTGGTAGACTTTGCTAGGGGGGCTGCAAGGGAGATAGAGCTCCAAGGGGGAATAGCCATCCTTATGATCTCCGAGCACGAGGCGGAAGAGGGGGTGGAAGAGGCCGTTGCGCTCGGCTGGCTCCGCCGCCTGGGGCTTCAGTCGTATAGGCTGAGGGTTTCTGGGCACTATTATCCCCACGAGTTCGCTAGGCTTGTTGGGCTCGTCAAGCCGAGGGAGATAGTGCCGGTCCACACGGAGGAGCCGGAACTCATGCTTAGGGTTTTTGGAAAGGTTTCTCAAAGGGAGTAA
- a CDS encoding TraB/GumN family protein translates to MIKDKCYIYGSIHILLPHLENALDKVDVVLLEGFLIREWEKLVRKDPVTIVSILGVLFSLLVEKIAFGIARWYYKVFRGIEFKGDMFSVATLAKERGKIIERTDSDFHEVYALKKSVYVEVFTVFILFLVGIPLLVLILLTLFIEIIITANGIFYWEYFIQIFQVGIQSGILVMMQPEQAFKLATLLVTGGLLLSGPIFAYRTIDIRDSKVVERATELVNSGKTVLIVRGKMHVNGIVRELEKRGIYCKEIN, encoded by the coding sequence ATGATAAAGGACAAATGTTACATCTATGGATCTATACATATCTTGTTACCTCATCTTGAAAATGCATTGGACAAGGTGGATGTCGTTTTGCTTGAGGGTTTTTTAATACGGGAATGGGAGAAATTGGTGAGGAAAGATCCTGTGACAATAGTGTCTATTTTAGGCGTGCTTTTTTCGTTATTAGTTGAGAAGATAGCTTTTGGAATAGCAAGATGGTACTATAAGGTATTCCGTGGTATAGAGTTCAAGGGGGATATGTTCTCCGTGGCGACGCTGGCAAAGGAAAGAGGAAAAATAATTGAAAGAACAGATTCTGACTTTCATGAAGTATATGCTTTGAAAAAGAGTGTCTACGTGGAAGTTTTCACTGTTTTTATTTTATTTTTAGTGGGGATTCCATTGCTTGTATTGATCTTATTGACGCTATTCATTGAAATTATAATCACAGCTAATGGTATTTTTTATTGGGAATATTTTATTCAAATTTTCCAAGTGGGGATCCAGTCTGGAATTTTAGTGATGATGCAACCGGAGCAAGCTTTCAAACTTGCTACTTTACTAGTTACAGGTGGCTTGCTTCTCAGCGGGCCGATTTTTGCCTACAGAACAATTGACATCCGTGATTCCAAGGTGGTGGAAAGAGCAACTGAATTGGTCAATTCTGGTAAAACTGTTCTAATAGTGAGAGGAAAGATGCATGTAAATGGCATAGTTAGGGAATTAGAAAAGAGGGGCATTTATTGCAAAGAGATTAACTAG
- a CDS encoding type II toxin-antitoxin system VapC family toxin, translating into MYLVDTNIFLEVMLSRRRKDECKLFLKMLRDGEILGTVTDFSVHSIMVLLDRLNRPEKLKTFLLSLTGYRGLAVHYTSIAEEVRAVELAREKKLDIDDALQYAVALSIGADAIVSFDEDFSNLEIPRLEPVEIIDKRKSH; encoded by the coding sequence ATGTACCTGGTTGATACGAACATCTTTCTCGAGGTCATGCTTTCCCGTAGGAGGAAGGACGAGTGCAAACTCTTTTTGAAGATGCTGAGGGACGGCGAAATATTGGGAACCGTGACCGATTTCTCGGTTCACTCAATAATGGTGCTCTTGGACAGACTTAACAGGCCCGAGAAGCTGAAGACTTTTCTCCTGAGCTTGACCGGGTACAGGGGTCTAGCTGTGCACTATACGTCTATTGCGGAGGAGGTTAGAGCGGTGGAATTGGCGCGGGAGAAGAAACTGGACATAGATGATGCACTGCAGTACGCTGTTGCTCTCTCTATTGGTGCAGATGCCATAGTTTCATTCGACGAGGACTTCAGTAACTTGGAGATACCGAGGCTGGAGCCGGTCGAAATCATTGATAAAAGGAAGAGCCATTAG
- a CDS encoding LEA type 2 family protein: MEEDDDFWVSSIELYPRASRRRRVVKAIVVLLVMGFLVYLGLLYYSMTNVEVSVDRVGFSSPDQLLNIVASRRLSIDVYLNVKGRGVLPVDVKSFSSDIYLEGQYVGFVKSSQPFTIEPGESRPVHLVLTLDASSISAESLASVLQSVIDHNGEVMVALDGKVEVSALFFSLDVPVRRETYVLIAPPSPRVEQAVWSKTSCKAGESVDFQVVVSNVYRSQRLTGTLEVAVREDVALSQDRDASVYTYQLDLAPGEN; this comes from the coding sequence GTGGAGGAGGACGACGACTTTTGGGTGTCCTCCATAGAGTTGTATCCGAGGGCTTCACGTAGACGTAGAGTTGTAAAGGCTATAGTTGTTCTCCTCGTTATGGGTTTTCTGGTTTACCTCGGGCTTCTTTATTATTCTATGACGAATGTTGAGGTGAGTGTTGATAGGGTTGGGTTCTCTAGTCCGGACCAGTTGCTGAACATTGTTGCTAGTCGCCGTCTCAGTATAGATGTTTATCTTAACGTGAAGGGTAGAGGTGTTTTGCCTGTAGATGTGAAGAGTTTTTCTTCGGATATTTATCTCGAGGGGCAATATGTTGGCTTCGTGAAGAGTTCCCAGCCGTTCACTATCGAGCCGGGGGAGTCCCGTCCTGTGCACTTGGTTTTGACTCTAGATGCTTCCTCTATATCGGCCGAAAGCCTGGCAAGCGTGTTGCAGTCGGTTATTGACCACAACGGCGAGGTCATGGTTGCGCTTGATGGTAAGGTTGAGGTTTCGGCTTTGTTTTTCTCTCTAGACGTTCCAGTGAGACGTGAGACATATGTCTTGATTGCTCCTCCTTCTCCTAGGGTCGAACAAGCAGTTTGGAGTAAAACTTCGTGTAAAGCTGGGGAAAGTGTCGATTTTCAGGTGGTGGTGAGCAATGTTTACAGATCCCAGCGCCTTACTGGAACCTTAGAGGTTGCTGTACGGGAGGACGTTGCGCTTAGCCAAGACAGGGATGCCTCTGTATACACCTATCAACTTGATCTCGCTCCCGGAGAAAATTAG
- a CDS encoding type II toxin-antitoxin system VapC family toxin: MYLFDASAIVNLAKRGLLKPLGEGLSLDLAVYEALNAVWKEHVLQKRIDADTARGLVEILMGALNVVPLESIKGVEMEVYELASRERLTVYDASYLYIARRDKLTLVSDDDKLLSKASRYVGTARTMNILKRF, encoded by the coding sequence ATGTACCTGTTTGATGCCAGTGCTATAGTCAACTTAGCTAAGCGGGGCTTACTCAAGCCGCTAGGAGAGGGTTTAAGCCTTGACCTTGCAGTGTACGAGGCGCTTAACGCGGTGTGGAAGGAGCATGTGTTGCAGAAAAGGATAGATGCAGATACTGCTAGAGGCCTCGTAGAAATCTTGATGGGTGCGTTAAACGTGGTTCCCTTAGAGAGTATTAAAGGAGTTGAGATGGAGGTGTATGAGTTGGCATCGAGGGAGAGGCTAACAGTGTATGATGCCTCTTATCTATACATTGCGCGCAGAGATAAGTTAACTTTAGTATCCGATGATGATAAGCTTCTTTCGAAGGCTTCACGCTACGTGGGAACAGCTAGAACAATGAATATTTTGAAGCGGTTCTAA
- a CDS encoding anion permease has translation MFHSLQCLGNFYWLHYLFASLTTHTTALYPIFLKTLIQHGIPPALAAYSLAYTLRLTGIISPYATGPAPVYYGSGYIKGSDYWKLGLIFGIIYFIAYLALGLPILMLIL, from the coding sequence ATGTTTCACTCCCTACAATGTCTCGGGAACTTCTACTGGCTACACTATCTCTTCGCGAGCCTGACCACACACACTACAGCACTCTACCCAATATTCCTAAAGACACTAATCCAGCACGGCATACCCCCCGCGCTTGCAGCATACAGCCTCGCATACACGCTTAGACTAACGGGCATAATATCCCCATACGCGACGGGACCAGCCCCAGTCTACTACGGAAGCGGATACATCAAGGGCTCCGACTACTGGAAGCTAGGACTAATATTCGGAATCATATACTTCATCGCCTACCTAGCCCTAGGACTACCCATCCTAATGCTTATACTCTAA